A section of the Rossellomorea marisflavi genome encodes:
- a CDS encoding GerAB/ArcD/ProY family transporter, which produces MIQIKQTKTQLLFFIIQTQIGVGILSLPYSVFQRAKQDGWMSILLAGLVVQLLILLFWMLAKRFPELSYFRYLKLILGTYIGNVVTIAYTIYGVLVSALILMFSTKVIKTWLLIYTPKWIVMSLLVLTAIMLAREHVLTISNIYILVSGLVLFLLFMSLVVLGTYPVEIRYLFPIGKEFGMNMISGAEEAGFSMFGFEMLLLLFPYFNTLGEKSILKTVSLASWLVTLLYLTMFLICAVVFSPSELLIIPQPVLYFVKSINLQIIERIDLIFLSLWIVNVITSLTSYLFFSLEGSRNLLKGMNKKKGTWCLMGFGSVSFSIALMVDITKIEVYHFYVMNLSYMMVVILPIIILILSLILKRKGVNSG; this is translated from the coding sequence ATGATTCAAATTAAACAAACCAAAACACAACTTTTATTTTTCATCATCCAAACCCAGATAGGAGTCGGCATATTAAGTTTACCTTACAGTGTCTTTCAACGGGCGAAGCAAGATGGGTGGATGTCGATCTTATTAGCAGGTCTGGTTGTACAACTCCTCATACTTTTATTTTGGATGCTTGCAAAAAGATTCCCGGAACTTTCGTACTTCCGATATTTAAAATTGATTCTAGGTACGTACATTGGAAACGTGGTCACAATCGCCTATACGATTTATGGGGTTTTAGTGTCAGCTCTAATCCTCATGTTTTCGACGAAAGTGATAAAAACCTGGTTATTGATTTATACTCCAAAATGGATTGTTATGAGTTTACTGGTGCTAACCGCCATAATGTTGGCTAGAGAACATGTGTTAACCATCAGTAACATTTACATTTTAGTTTCTGGTCTGGTACTTTTTTTGCTTTTCATGTCTTTAGTGGTCCTTGGAACCTATCCTGTCGAAATACGCTACTTATTTCCAATAGGAAAAGAATTCGGCATGAACATGATAAGTGGAGCGGAGGAAGCTGGATTTTCCATGTTCGGATTTGAGATGTTGTTACTCCTCTTTCCATATTTCAATACACTTGGTGAGAAATCAATATTAAAAACTGTCAGCTTAGCCAGTTGGCTAGTTACGCTCTTGTATTTAACTATGTTTCTAATATGTGCGGTGGTATTTAGCCCGTCAGAACTATTGATCATTCCGCAGCCTGTTTTGTATTTTGTCAAATCCATAAACCTTCAAATTATAGAGAGAATTGACTTGATATTTTTGTCTCTATGGATTGTCAATGTCATAACTTCCTTAACGAGCTATTTATTCTTTTCTCTTGAAGGAAGCAGAAACTTACTTAAAGGAATGAACAAGAAGAAGGGAACATGGTGCCTGATGGGGTTTGGGTCGGTAAGTTTTAGCATTGCACTCATGGTCGACATTACAAAGATCGAGGTTTATCACTTTTATGTCATGAATTTGTCTTATATGATGGTTGTCATCCTTCCAATCATCATCCTGATACTATCACTCATACTGAAGAGGAAAGGGGTGAACTCCGGTTGA
- a CDS encoding spore germination protein: MKKPKPLIRNHNHMDFLTEKMTAITNGLGNTQDLSFRDLYFNSKVLKIVHINSIVQENDLYEFVVRPLLENPQGKVINIIGGSNIDETTDHDVAISGLAEGRCLLLEDDSEVMTLVTVPVQSSSQTVEPENEKVIRGSHRGFGGDLTENISYIRQWISSEKLTIKHFLVGKNTRTKIALIFISDLANEEIVKEVVNRIDSIDSEDIQLMGQLEEYVEDYAFSPFPQLLNTERPDRVVGSILEGRVALLMEEDPTSLVFPISFFSFFQTSEDYNIRSTTASFFRLIRLLSYMTTLCLPAIYIAVISYNYEVIPVEIIFSIKNSLEYLPFPPLIEAAIMQFTLELIREAAIRLPNPIAQTIGVVGGLVIGNAVVQAHFVSNTMVIVVAITAISSFVIPSNELSTSIRILGFPLMVMASLFGFFGIIIGLMMILIHLATLTSLSHPYLYPLIPLDVKALRDTVIRLPIWMINKRPENIKNASQRRQTNDSN; the protein is encoded by the coding sequence ATGAAGAAACCCAAACCTCTTATTAGAAATCATAACCATATGGATTTTCTTACTGAAAAAATGACGGCTATAACAAATGGGCTAGGTAATACTCAGGACCTTTCCTTCAGAGATCTTTATTTTAACAGCAAGGTGTTAAAAATCGTACATATCAATTCAATTGTTCAAGAGAATGATTTATACGAATTTGTCGTTAGGCCACTTTTAGAGAATCCCCAAGGTAAGGTAATTAACATTATTGGTGGTAGTAACATTGACGAGACCACTGATCATGATGTAGCGATTTCCGGTCTTGCTGAAGGACGTTGCCTATTGCTAGAAGATGATTCGGAGGTAATGACTCTTGTTACTGTCCCAGTGCAAAGTTCGTCACAAACTGTTGAACCGGAAAATGAAAAGGTAATTCGTGGTTCCCATCGAGGGTTTGGTGGAGACTTAACTGAAAATATATCCTACATTCGTCAATGGATTTCGTCTGAGAAATTGACCATTAAGCATTTTTTAGTTGGGAAAAATACACGTACAAAAATTGCTCTTATCTTTATTTCTGATTTGGCTAATGAGGAAATCGTAAAGGAAGTTGTAAACAGGATTGATTCTATAGATAGTGAAGACATTCAATTAATGGGCCAACTGGAAGAGTATGTAGAGGATTATGCTTTTTCACCGTTTCCACAATTGCTTAATACTGAGCGACCTGACAGGGTTGTAGGAAGCATCCTTGAAGGAAGGGTTGCGTTATTGATGGAAGAGGACCCAACCTCACTGGTTTTCCCCATTTCGTTTTTTAGCTTCTTTCAGACGTCTGAAGATTACAACATCAGATCGACAACGGCCTCGTTTTTTAGGTTGATACGACTTTTAAGTTATATGACGACTCTCTGCCTACCGGCTATTTATATAGCGGTCATTTCTTATAATTATGAGGTGATTCCAGTTGAAATCATATTCTCAATTAAGAATTCACTGGAATATCTCCCGTTTCCGCCTCTGATTGAAGCGGCTATCATGCAGTTTACACTCGAGTTAATTCGAGAAGCTGCCATCAGGCTTCCAAACCCAATAGCACAGACGATTGGAGTAGTAGGAGGTTTGGTTATAGGAAATGCGGTCGTACAAGCTCATTTTGTTTCAAATACGATGGTTATTGTCGTGGCCATTACAGCCATATCCTCCTTTGTTATACCATCCAATGAATTGAGCACATCAATAAGGATTTTAGGATTTCCTTTAATGGTCATGGCGTCGTTGTTTGGTTTCTTTGGAATCATCATTGGTTTGATGATGATTCTCATACATTTAGCAACTCTGACTTCTTTGAGCCATCCCTATCTTTATCCCCTAATCCCTTTAGATGTTAAAGCTTTGCGCGATACAGTGATACGGTTACCGATTTGGATGATAAATAAGCGGCCAGAAAATATTAAAAATGCTTCTCAAAGAAGGCAGACAAATGATTCAAATTAA
- a CDS encoding Ger(x)C family spore germination protein: MRKVVVLIFIISQLFLSGCWDQRLLKSSRLVYSTAFDLGGNDSKVEGTVIIRDFKGGVPTNLEVNAEGYSIRDLRINLENRISGNLEQSKNQVYLLGEDLAKEDIYDFMDIFFRDPKNSISSKVAVTKGTAGDYLRKLSMNNVLISEFIIESIASSESQSKVPKVNMQTICTVMFDEGKDFMLPLFKMKEQEIIQDGTALFSGRRMTGELTDEESTILLIMTKQEGKVARFVSKVNADKQPNIQNYISYNLMNTKVKMRILSNTPGNIRVGLHLKADIDVAEYPPNQLFTKKEIKRLNKEIEGDLTSRIEDSIKKIQEANSDLFGVGRELIAFHPKEWNRMNWREEYPTIHFETNVQAEITGNGIIN; encoded by the coding sequence TTGAGAAAGGTAGTGGTTTTGATATTCATCATCTCTCAATTATTCCTATCCGGTTGCTGGGATCAGAGGTTACTGAAAAGTAGCCGTCTGGTATATTCAACAGCATTTGATCTTGGTGGTAATGATTCTAAGGTGGAAGGAACAGTCATCATTCGCGATTTTAAGGGGGGAGTCCCCACGAACTTAGAAGTGAATGCTGAAGGATACAGCATCCGTGATCTTCGAATAAATTTAGAGAATAGAATATCCGGGAACTTAGAGCAATCGAAAAATCAAGTCTACTTATTGGGGGAAGATTTGGCGAAGGAAGACATTTATGACTTTATGGACATTTTTTTTCGTGATCCCAAAAATTCAATTTCCTCTAAAGTTGCTGTAACAAAAGGAACTGCAGGGGATTACCTACGAAAATTATCCATGAACAACGTGCTCATATCTGAGTTCATCATAGAATCCATTGCTTCATCTGAATCACAGTCAAAAGTCCCAAAAGTCAATATGCAAACAATCTGTACCGTTATGTTTGATGAAGGAAAAGATTTCATGCTTCCATTATTCAAGATGAAGGAGCAAGAGATAATTCAAGATGGAACTGCTTTGTTTAGTGGACGTAGGATGACAGGAGAGTTAACGGATGAAGAATCCACCATTCTCCTCATCATGACGAAACAAGAGGGAAAGGTGGCAAGGTTTGTCTCAAAAGTAAATGCAGATAAGCAACCTAATATTCAGAATTATATTTCGTACAACCTTATGAATACCAAAGTGAAGATGAGAATTCTTTCAAATACCCCGGGAAACATCAGGGTAGGTTTACATTTGAAAGCTGATATTGACGTTGCGGAATACCCTCCAAACCAACTTTTCACCAAAAAAGAAATAAAACGTCTGAACAAAGAAATTGAAGGGGATCTAACAAGTAGAATTGAAGACTCAATTAAAAAAATTCAGGAAGCTAATTCGGATTTATTCGGAGTGGGAAGGGAATTAATCGCCTTTCATCCAAAGGAATGGAATAGAATGAATTGGAGAGAAGAATACCCAACAATTCATTTTGAAACGAATGTACAAGCTGAAATTACCGGTAATGGCATCATAAACTAA
- a CDS encoding AI-2E family transporter translates to MTKKKFYTWTLQILIILTIIFVSTKISFLFQPIAVFVSTLFFPIVISGFLYFLLNPVVNLLEKARLPRTIAIIVLYAAIVGILVLIIGNVAPIIYKQITALFNELPNYADQTKQFVEYLSETKQFKWVMTQDYVSMKDIEDQLMGIANSLPNNITSGIKSIVSIVTNITVLIVTVPFLLFFMFKDGYKLPDAIAKFMPASYREEGVKTLKETGGTLAAYIQGQLTVASFVGTLTFIGYLIIGLPYALVMALIGAATNIIPFLGPFLGAAPAVIIGLFDSPTKAVLVIVVVVIAQQIEGNFLSPLILGKRLDTHPATIIILLLVAGNLAGIVGMILAVPFYAVMKTIVLNLLKIIRLRSSTIKE, encoded by the coding sequence TTGACCAAGAAGAAATTTTATACGTGGACCCTGCAAATCTTAATCATCCTCACCATCATTTTCGTTTCAACGAAGATCTCGTTCCTGTTCCAACCGATTGCTGTGTTCGTCTCGACCCTGTTCTTCCCCATTGTGATATCAGGATTCCTTTACTTCCTGCTGAATCCCGTCGTGAATCTATTGGAGAAGGCACGGCTGCCGCGGACCATCGCCATTATCGTTCTCTATGCAGCCATTGTCGGGATACTCGTCCTTATCATAGGCAATGTGGCTCCGATCATCTACAAACAGATCACGGCTCTGTTCAACGAGCTTCCAAATTACGCTGATCAAACCAAACAGTTCGTCGAGTACCTGTCTGAAACAAAGCAATTTAAATGGGTCATGACCCAGGATTATGTGTCCATGAAAGACATTGAAGACCAGCTCATGGGGATTGCAAACTCCCTGCCGAATAACATTACATCAGGAATCAAAAGCATCGTGAGCATTGTAACGAATATTACGGTATTGATCGTGACGGTACCGTTCCTCCTGTTCTTCATGTTCAAGGACGGATATAAGCTGCCGGATGCCATTGCAAAATTTATGCCGGCAAGCTACCGTGAAGAAGGAGTCAAGACGCTCAAGGAAACTGGAGGCACATTGGCTGCCTATATCCAGGGTCAGCTGACGGTCGCGTCATTCGTGGGTACCCTGACGTTCATCGGGTATCTCATCATCGGCCTTCCTTACGCCTTGGTAATGGCCTTGATCGGGGCAGCAACGAACATCATCCCGTTCCTCGGTCCATTCCTCGGGGCAGCACCTGCAGTGATCATCGGCCTCTTTGATTCCCCGACGAAGGCAGTACTCGTCATCGTCGTGGTGGTCATCGCCCAACAGATCGAAGGGAATTTCCTGTCTCCCCTCATTTTGGGGAAACGCCTGGATACCCATCCGGCAACGATCATCATCCTCTTGCTGGTAGCAGGGAATCTTGCGGGAATCGTCGGTATGATCCTTGCCGTACCATTCTATGCCGTTATGAAAACGATCGTATTGAACCTGCTGAAGATCATCAGACTCCGTAGCTCAACGATCAAGGAATGA